The stretch of DNA GGAGGCGGTCATACGCCTGCGGCTCGCCTTTATCGGCCAGATCGCCCGTGATGATGAGGGCCTCGGGCCGGGCCCCCGAGGCTTCGACCTCGGCAAAGAGTTGGGCCAGGTGTGCGGCGCTGTCGACACGATCGTACAGTCGCCGGTCACCGGCCAGCAGGTGAGTGTCACTGAGATGGAGCAGAAAATGGTCCGGCCTCGGATATTCGGCCGTTCGAATGCTCACGCGATTCCTCTTCATGTCGGCGTGCGCCCCCAGAATGTGAGAGTGCTGCGGTACACCAAGTATTCGACCAGACGTTCTTGAACATTCGGTGTACGCCACGCAGGCGACGCAGAGGGAAAAGGCCTCTAATTGGCGACGAGTGTCACCGTGACCGGGGTCGGGTTGGCGAAGAGGTCGAGAACGGGGCAGTGGCTGTCCACGGCGGCATGCAGCTGTGCGTAGCGTTCGTCGGATTCGGGACCCGTCACCCGCACGGTGAGCCGTACGGCGGAGAAACCGGGCCGCACGCTCTCGTCGACGCCGAACAGCCCACGCACATCGAGGTCGCCTTCGGCAGTGGCGGTGATCGAATCCAGTCGAATCCCGAGGTTCTGGGCGTAGAGCCGGTACACCACGATCTGGCAGGAGATGAGCGCACCCAGCGCGTATTCGACCGGGCTGGGTGCGATGTCGTCACCGGCCAACGCTGCCGGTTCGTCGACGAAGAAGACCTGGGCGCCGACGGTGATACGGCTGGCGACGGACCCTTCGCCCTCGCCGGAGACCCGTGTGGTCAGCTGTGCACTGTCGACATTGGCGCGGATCCGTTCGGACCAGGCCGCACCCGCGGCAGTGAGGCGTTCGGCGCGCTCGGCGGCGGAGACGGTGGGGACGGAATCGACGAGAAGGCTCATGATCTTCTTTCTGAGAGGGAGCGAGGGCAGAGTCACAGAGTAAGAACCCGAGCTGCTCCCGCGCAACGGAGCCAGACATCTGGCGTAACGAAGGCTGTCAACCCGGCGACGGGCTGTGAGGAGTCCCCCATCTGGTTGTGGCACTCTTGGTTCGTGCGCACCCTCTCGACCTCCAGCCCGACCCGGTATCTTGCCGGGGCGTTCGGTGCCCCGGTCGCTTTCGTCGGTCTGTATGCATTCTTTGTGCGCAGCTACAGCGGTCAGATCGTCGATCAGCTGGCCTTTGACGGCGCAGATTTCGGTTCTCGCAGCGTCACTCCGGTGGCCGAGACCCTCCTCGACCAAGTGCCGTTGGTCTCGGCCGTGATCGGGCTGGTTCTCACCCTGGTCATCGCGCTCGCCCGCCGCAATTGGGTCACCTTGCTGGTCGCCGTCTGTGTCGCCGGCGCCGCCGTCTCCACGACTCAGATCCTGAAATACGGCGTGCTGTCCCGACCGGATCTGGGGGTGTCTGGCTACGCCAGCAACTCATTCCCTTCGGGGCATACGACGGTTGCCGCGGCATCCGCCCTCGCCGTCTTTCTCGTTTCGAGCCCCCGCTTTCGGCCCATGGTGGGCGCGTGGGGCTCGGCCTTCGCCGTGGCCGCGGGGCTGTCGACGGTGGCGAATCAATGGCATCGCCCCAGCGATGTGATTGCCGGACTGCTCGTCGTCGCCTTCTGGGGGTGCGTCGCCGGCGTCGTTCTCGCGAGCCTGCCCGGCCGGGGGCTTGCGATCGCCCGCCCCTGGCGCGCGGGACGGCTGATCTTGCTGATTGCTCCGTTCGCGCTCGTCACTGCCCTGGCGTTTCTCATCACGGTGTCGCGGGCCACTTCCGACTCGACGGAAACGCTGATCGCCTACATCGGAGGCATGGCGGCCATCGTCGCGGCTGGTTTCGCGCTCGCCGTCGTGGGAACCCGTCTGTTCATCCGCCTGCCGTAACCTCATTCGCCTGCCGTAACCGGACGGTCCGCCGAAAAATCGGGGGTGCCGCCCGGCGGATGCGCGTGCAACACTGAGCTATGGCCGTCACATTGCGTGCACTCCAGACCGCGATTCCTCCAACGATCCTGGTGCAAGACCAGGTCCGCGATGTTTTCGTCGCCCAACCAGGACTCAGCCGCCTCGCCCAACGCCTCGTCGCAACCTCGTTCAACATGTCGGGGATCGAGACCCGGCGCACGGTGATTTCGGAGCTCTCGCTCGAGGCCGATGTCGAGAATCCTCAGTTCTATGACCCGGCGACTTCGGAGTTGCTGGCACCGAGCACCCGGGTGCGCAATGAGCTGTACATCGTCGAAGCCACGAAGCTCTTCGTCGAGGCCGGGAGACTCGCGCTGCAGAACTGTCCGGGGATCGAGGCGGCCGACGTCACACATGTGGTGACCGTCTCCTGCACGGGCTTCTATGCGCCGGGCCCCGACTATATGCTCGTGCGGGAGTTGGGGCTCTCTCCCTCTACCCAGCGTTACCATCTCGGTTTCATGGGCTGTTATGCGGCGATGCCCGCGTTGCGCACGGCGAAACAGTTTGTCGAAGCCGACCCGAACGCCGTCGTGCTCGTGGTCAGTGCCGAGCTGTGCTCCTTGCACCTGCGCACCTCCAACGATCCCGACACCATCGTGGCTTCCTCGCTGTTCGCCGACGGCGCCGCAGCGGGAATCGTGAGTGCCCGCCCACCCGCGCCGGGCGAGACCGCTCTTCACCTCGACGTCTTCGAGACTGTGATCACCCCAGTCGGCGAAGGCGACATGGCCTGGAAGATCGGCGACGAAGGGTTTGAAATGGTGCTGAGCAGCTATGTGCCTCACATCATCGATGAACATATCGAAGGGGCCCTCACACCGCTGTTGGCGCAGGATGCCACGCTGCGCGAGTGCATTGCTCCGGGCGGACGGCTCGATGTCGCGACAGACATCGCACACTGGGCGATCCACCCCGGGGGGCGCAGCATTCTCGATAAAACCGAGGCGAAGTTGGAACTGCGTGAGGAACAGCTGGCACCGTCCCGCGAGATCCTGCGCCGCTACGGCAATATGTCGAGTGCAACGGTGCTGTTCGTCTTGAAGGCGATCGTCGATGCCCCGACCGTTGCCGACGGCGAGCGGGTCTGCGCACTGGCCTTCGGTCCGGGACTCACTGTCGAATCCGGCCTGCTCACCGTGGCGCGCGGGTAAGGACGGCGAGGAGCATGCGGTCCTTGCGGGTGCGGGACGACGACGCCGTCGAGCTCATGGATAGCCCCGACTGTGACCCCGTGCGCCTCGAACGCACCTACGCGAGCTTTCCCGTCGTCAACGCGGTGGTCTCGGGCTGGCGACAGATCTATCGACGCGACATCCGCCCGCTGCTGCACGTCGACCAGCCGCGCACACTGCTCGATATCGGTGCGGGAGGCGGCGATCTCGCCCGGTCGCTGACGACGTGGGCGCGACAGGACGGGCTGCGGTTGCATGTGACGGCCATCGATCCGGATGCGCGGGCTCACACCTATGCGCTTGCGCAGCCGGCACAGCCCGGCTTGACCTTTCGACGTGCGTTCAGCTCGGAGCTGGTTGGTGAGGGCGCCCGTTTCGACATCGTCGTCTCGAATCATGTTCTCCATCACCTGACCGCGCGCGAGCTGGGCGGGCTGCTGTTCGACTCGGAACGGCTCTGTCGGCAGGTGGTTCTGCACGCCGACATCGAACGCAGCCGGCTGGGCTACCTGGGGTTCGGGTTGGCAACCTGGCCCTTCTTTCGCGACTCTTACATTCGCCCCGACGGCCTCACCTCGATCAGGCGCAGCTTCACGGTCGACGAATTACGCGCGGTGCTGACTGTGGCCGGACTGTCGAGGTGGTGGGTGACTCGGGAGGTGCCATCCCGCTACCTGCTGCGTTATTCCACGGGGGGCACGGGTGCCTGACTCTCCCGATGCGGAGGCTCGTCTGCGCGACGTCATCATCGTCGGTGCAGGCCCGGTTGGCATGATGCTGGCCTGCCAACTCGCGGTGCGCGGACTCGACATTGTCGTGGTGGAACGGCGCACCGAGCCGTCGCTGTTGTCGCGGGCGATCGGTATCCATCCGCCTGGGCTGCGTGCTCTCGAACAGATCGGGGTACTCGACGACCTGCTGGCCGACGCGGTGAAGATCTCCGAGGGCGAGGTCAGTTGCGACGGAGCCCTGATGGGGCGGCTCTCATTCACGCGAGTCGGTGGGCGGCATCCGTTCGTTGCCGCCCTGCCCCAGTACGAGACGGAGTCGCTACTGCGCGCACGTTTTGCCCAGCTCTGTCCCGGCGGTTTGCGCGAGGGGGTGACGGTTTCAGGCCTCCTCGATCAGGGGGACCGTGTGGAGTTACACACCACCGACGTCGGATCCGGCACCGAGTCGGGAGTCCGCTCGTTCTGCGGGCGCTTCGTCGTCGGCGCTGACGGCGCACGCAGTCGGGTGCGGGCAGCGGCGGGAATCGGCTGGCGTACCTACGGGCGGGGCGCGAGCTATCTGATGGCGGACCTCGCCGACCGGGGAGTTCGAAGCAGTACCGCCCGGTTGTTCTTCGAACGCGCGGGAGTGGTCGAGTCGTTCCCTCTGCCCGCGGGTCGACGCCGCTGGGTGGCGTTGACGGAAAGTCTCATGCTGGATTCCTCCGTCAGCGACCTGGCAGCCCTCATTCGCGATCGTGTGGGAGAGGATGCCGTCGGTCGCGGTGGCGGCACGACTCCGGACGGTGCTGACGGTGCTTCCGATGTTGCACGGGCGGCCGGCGATCGACGCGCGCCCGCGAGTGCGTTCGCGGTGCAGCAGCGTCTGGCCGACCGCATGGTCTCGGGTCGGGTGGTGCTCGTCGGGGATGCCGCGCACGAGATCAGCCCGATCGGAGGGCAGGGCATGAACCTCGGCTGGCTCGACGCTGTCGCGCTCGCCCCGGTGCTCGAGTTGGCGCTGCAACCGGGACCGAGCGACCAGCGCGCCGCGGCTGCCGCACGTGCTGCGGCGGCGCTCGCCGGGTACGAGCGTACGCGTCTGCGTGCAGCGCGCATGGCGGTGCGGCAGGCCGGCTTCAATATGGCCATGGGGCGCCCGGCCACTGGCATCCGTCTGACGGCGCGGAACGCGCTCGTGCGCACTCTGGCGCTGCCGCCGACCCGTGGCCTGCTCGCCCGGGCGTTCACGATGCGCTGGCTCTGACGCGCGCGTTGCTCGGGAAAATGGTGGGCGGGGCGCTCGGTGCAGTTGAATGGTTCAGTGACTTCTGCACTGATCGACCTGCTTCGCTCTGACCTCTCTGCCGCCAACTTCAGCGTGAGCGCGCTCACCGGGCTGTGGGGGAGCGCTGCGGATGCCGCGTTGCACCGCAACCAGCGGGTTCCGGCGCTGCGCGCGCTCGCCGCCCTGCGCGAAAAACTCGGCCGCGACGAGCCGTCGGCGACCCTCGCTCGGGTCTTCGTGCTGGGACTGCCGGTTCCGCGTGCGGATCTGGACGCCGCACTGCCCACCCTCGGCTCGGCCGGGGCCGAAGCGCTCGGCTTGGTTACGGCTGGCGAGCCGGGTGAAGACACCGCGCAGTCGGGGCTGCTTCAGCCGCTACTCGACCTGCGACCCTACAGCTTCATCGACGGACACGGCGCCGGCAGCTGGTGGATCGTGTCGGATCTCGGCGAACTCGCCCTCGGTCAGGCCCTCGGTGAAAACCACGTGCTCGGCGTCGGTGGGGCCTCCCTCACCCTCGCGGGACTGATGATTCCCACCCCCGTCGAGTCGGCGCTCGATCTCGGCACGGGCTGCGGCATTCAGGCGATGCACGCCGCTCGGCATGCCACTCGGGTCGTCGCGACGGACATCTCGACCCGAGCCCTCGAGCTCGCCGCTCTGAACGCCGAGCTCAACGGCATCCGTAATATCGAATTTCGCCTCGGCAGCCTGTTCGATCCGGTTGCCGGTGAACGCTTCGACCACATCATCTCGAACCCGCCGTTCGTGATCACGCCCCGCACGGAAGGGGTGCCGAGCTATGAATACCGTGACGGGGGGCTGGTCGGCGATGCGATCGTCGAGGCGGTCGTGCGTGGCGCGGCCGAGCATCTCACGCCCGACGGTGTGGCCCAACTGCTCGGCAACTGGGAGTATCACGCGGAGGCCGACGCATTCGAGCGTCTGCGGGGCTGGCTCGACACACCCCTCGACGGCTCAGCCCCCCTCGATGCCTGGATCATCGAACGCGAGGCGCAGTGGCCGACGGACTATGCGGAGACATGGATTCGTGACGGGGGCACCCGCCCGGACACCGCCGACTTCGACCGCCTCTACGGGGCCTGGCTCGATGATTTCGAGGCGCGCGGGGTGAGCCAGGTGGGTTTCGGCTATATGCTGCTGCGCCGCCCCGCGCCGCGTAGTCCGCAGTCGACACAGCCGCGAGCAGCGGCCGAGCCCGCCCGCCTGCGTCGTCTCGAACGGCTGCACGACTCGCTCGGCTCCAACGCCGCAGGAATCGGCGCTCACCTTGCCGAATGCCTGACCGCCTTCGACTGGCAGGTGGCCACGGATGACGCCGAGCTGGCCCAGGCCACACTGACCGTGGCGCCCGACGTCACGGAGGAACGCCACTACTGGCCGGGTCAGGACGATCCCACGCTGATGACGCTGCATCAGGGCAGCGGCTTCGGGCGTTCCGTGCAGCTCGACACCGCCCTCGCCGCGCTGATCGGCGCCTGCGACGGCGAACTGTCCGTCGGTGCCATCATCGGCGCGCTGGCTCAGTTGCTTGAGGTCGACGAGAGCGCACTCGGTGCAGAACTGCTGCCGCGCGTGCGGGAGCTGCTGGGCGACGGGTTCCTCCAGACCCCTCCTCCTGTAGTTTGAACTCTATGAATGATGTGCAGCAGACGCGGGCGGCTACCGAGTCTCACCGCCATCGGATCCGCATCCGATGATCAATCGTCGAACCTTCCTGCTGGGCACGGCGTCCGGTCTGACCCTGGCGGCGTTGACCGCGTGCACAGCCACCCCCGAGCCGACCCTCTCGCCGGTGCCGACCGGCTCGCCCTCGCCATCTCCGATTCCCACCCCGCTCGCCGTGAAGCGCACCAATTGGTCGGCGGACCCGTTCGCGGGGGGCTCTTTCAGCTATCAGAGCGTGGGGTCGATGCCCGAGCAACGCACCGCGTTGGGCGTTCCCGTGCAGGGCCGCATCTTCCTCGCCGGCGAGGCCGTCTCTGAGTCATCGCCCGGCACGGTGCAGGGCGCCCTGGAAACCGGTCGCGATGCCGCAACGGCCCTGATCGACGTGGGCGCGGCGGGCGAGAAGGTCGCGGTCATCGGCGCCGGCCTGGCCGGAATCACCGCGGCCCGCCAGCTCGTCGCAGCGGGGTTCGACGTGATGGTGCTGGAAGCGCGCGACCGCATCGGTGGACGGATCGACACCGTGACCGGCTCCGACTGGCCGTTCCCGATCGAGTTGGGGGCCTCATTCATCCGCTCGAGCACGTCAACGACTCTCGACGCTGCGCTCTCGGCGGCCGACGTCGCGACGGCGCCGTTTGTGACACCCGCTGAAACCCGCACCCCCACGGGTCAGGTCGTTGAGGCGCCCCCGACCGGCCCTGACCTGCTGACCGCCGCGCTCACCTGGGCTGCGGCCCAGCAGCAGGATGTCTCGGTGGCAGCTGCGCTGACCGGTTCCGGCGCCCCCGAACTGCCCACGGCGTCCGCCACGGCCGCGCCCACCGCGAACGCCGACTTCAGCGCCACGGATGCCGATTGGCTGAGTCTTGAGCTCGCCTCCTCGCTCGACCTGGTGACCGGTGCCGCGCCCGACGCCGTCTCCGCCTGGTTCGCCTCGACGCCGAGTGAGATGGCCGCCGCCGACGCGGACGCCCGCATCGTGCTGGGTGGTTTCGGAAACCTTCTGACACGCGATGCGGCAGCGCTCGATGTGATGCTCAGCACTGTGGTCACGCGCATCGCCCATACGGCGGAGCAGGTGAGCTTGCGGCTGGCCACCGGCGAGTCGGTGAAGGTCGACCGCGTGATCGTGACGGTTCCGCTCGGGGTGTTGAAGGCCGAGGCGATCGAATTCGATCCGCCGTTGCCGTTCTCGCATCGGGGTGCGATCGCCGCCCTCGGCATGGGCGTGCTCGACAAGGTCTGGCTGCGCTTCACGGAGCCGTTCTGGTCGACCGAAGCCCCGCTCTGGAACACGGTCGGCGGCGGTGACTTCTCGGTCTGGGTCAACCTCATGCCGCTCACCGGACAGCCGGTTCTGATGGGGGTGGTCACCGCGCAGAGCGCGCTGAAGCTGGCCTCCCAGAGCGACGATGAGGTTCTTGCGGTGGCGCTTGCGAGCCTGGAACCCTTCGCGGCGCACTCGGGATCGTAGACGCGCGGGGCCGGGCCTCCCACCAGAGCGACAGTGTGAGCCGCGACGTGGCGATGAGCAATGCGGCGATGCCGCCGATGATCGCGAGGCAGATTAAGCAGTACACCGCGGTCTCGGCGAGACTGACCTGGCTGTTGTCGAGAAAAAAGTAAGGGTACCAGCCCACAATCGACCCACGCACGAGCGTGAAGGCCCCCCAGGCGAGCGGGTACAGCAGCACCCAGCCGATCAGGCGCCAGGAGACCCGCGTCTTGTGTGGGTCGAAGAGCCAATCGATCAGCGCGAAGGCGGGAATCCAGAAGTGCAGCAGCTGATCCGACCACGGCACGTCGATGCGATAAGCGCGCGTCGACGATTGCACCACCATGATCGCAAAGACGATTCCCGACACGATGATGTAGGTCGTGACGAAAGTGCGCAGCACGTCAAGCCAGGGCGGATCGTCAGCCCGTCGAAAGGCGAGTGCGGCCGCGACCACGAACATGACGACGGCGGCGATCGCGCTCTGAATCGTGAAGTAGGTGAAGAAGTTGTTTGCACCGAATGACTTGAATCCGAGCACGTAATTGAAATTACTGATCAAGCCGGTTATTCCCGCGGCGGCAAGAAGAAGCCGCCCCACGCCGAAGCCCTGACGGACGGTCAGGCGCATGGGGCCCGACCCGGATTCCGACGTGCTCTCATGGGTCAACGCTACGCCAGCATCCGCAGTGAGAAGTCCGCGAGACGAGGGTGCGGGGTTCGCGTGGGGGCGGGGGCGCGTCACACACACGCTCCCAACGCGATTACAATCGTTCCGGCGAAGACTTCGGCCCTCGCCTCTTCTGGCTCATCAAGAATGCTGAGCGGCGCAGTGCGCTCGATGTGACACAGCGCAGACGACCGCCGCGTGACGGCGTGCCCACAACCCCCCATTTGGGGCTACGCACGGGCGTGTTCAGCCCGCTAGATTCTATTCAGCCGACAAGGAGATCCGTGACCGAAACTCTGAGCATGCGCCAGCGCTGCGCGGGCCAGTCGGTCCTTGAGAATCTCGTGCGGCACCAGGCTGATGCCCCGCCCCGCTCAAGGATCGCGCGATTCTTCGGTCGCTCCCCGTTGGGCGCCGAGGCTTCGGCTTGGTATCAAGCAGCGCAGGGCGAAATCGCGATGGGCCGCATCCTCGACCAGCTGCCGCCCGAGTGGACGGTGCTTCATGCGCTCCCAGCCGGCCTCAGCGCGCTCGACATCGACCACCTCATTATTGGTCCGTGCGGCATATTCACAGTGAATACGAAGCACCACAGCGACACCGAGATTTGGGTTGCGGAGTCGACGCTTCTGGTCGATGGGCAGATGCGCAACTACATTCCTGACGCCGAGACCGAGGCACAACGAGTCTCGGCCATCATCGAGGAGCGGATGCCGCTTCCCGCGCCGGTGCAGCCCGTCGTCGCATTCGTCGATTCGAAGCGCGTGACGATCCGGCAGAAGCCCGCGCAGGTGAAGGTTGTCGACGCGTGGCAGATTCGACGGTGGCTGACCAACCTCACTCCGGTGCTCAGTCCGACAGAACAGCATCAAGTCGCAGAATTGCTGGACGACCCGGGCACCTGGCACGAGACCGGGCCGGTTCAGATTGTGCCAGGTGAGGCAGTGCGGCACCCCGGCGTGCGTACTCCGGCCGGCCTGACGGCCACGTTCGAGCTGCTCGCCACCGAGGTGGATGCCGCTGCCGCGCGTCGCAGAGTCTGGAAGCTGGCCGCCTACGCTGCGCTCGTGCTCACGCCGGTGATGGCGCTGCCATACCTGCTGAGTCTGCTCGGCTGAGTCAGCTCAGCTCGGTCGGCTCAGCTGAGCGGTCGGCCTCGGCGAACGGGCTTCTTGGGGTCTTTGTTCCCCTGGATCCAGAGGAAGTGAGCGCGCACAGACACCGCTCCGCCGAGAACGAGCGCGACGACGGCGATCGGCAACAGCACGCCCACGAAGAGGTTCTGGGCGAGGGCGTTCACGATGAGCAGCATCACGGCGAAGCTGCTGAGCGAAAATCCGGTGATCGCGCAGGTGTTGAAAGACCAGTTCTTCACGTTCTTCACGGCATGGATCACTGTGAGCGGATTCCCCTCGGGATGAGTGCGCGAAAGGCCGCGACGAGTGCACCAATACGTGGATGCTTCCTCCACGGTAGCAGGGCCTGCCCGGCGCTTCCCTGTGTCCCGTGCGGCAGCCTCCTCGCCTCCTTCGCCCTTTTCGGTCGAGTTCCCCCGGCACGCGAGAGAAAGTCGGCCGTAACGAGGTAAATCGGCGAATCGGCGACGAGATTCCAGACGGATGCTGCGGGCAGAGTGCCGCTACGGCGTCAGCAGAATCTTGCCAACGTGCTCGGACGCCTCCATCCGACGGTGGGCCGCGGCCGCATCGGCGAACGAAAACCGGCTGTCGATCACGGGGTGGAACTCTCCGCTGGCCAGCCACGGCCAGACATCCGCCTGGATGCCCTGCATGATCGCGGCCTTCTGCACGTGCGGCCGGGCGCGCAGCGTGGTGCCCCAGAGTCGTCCGCGCTTCTGCATGAGCCGGAACAGGTCGAAGTCGGCGTTCACACCGCTCTGATTGGCAATCACCATGATGCGTCCGTCGACGGCCAGCGCGCTCACGTTGTCGGCCGCAGAGGCGCCACCGACGATATCGAGGATGACATCGGCGCCGTGCCCGTCTGTGGCGTCCCTCAGTGCGTCGGCAAACCGCTCGGTGCGATAGTTGATCAGAATGTCGGCCCCGAGCCGACGGCACGCCTCGAGCTTCTCGGGGCTTCCGGCAGTGACTGCCACCCGAGCGCCGCTCAATCGCGCCAGCTGAATGGCAGTCGTACCGATTCCGCTCGCGCCACCGTGCACGAGAACGGTCTCGCCGCGCTGCAACCGGGCGCTCTGGAACAGGTTCGACCAGACAGTGGCGACCGTTTCAGGCAGGCCCGCCGCATCGATGAGATCGACCGAATCCGGAACACGCAGCACGAGATCCTCATTCACGACGGCTTGTTCGGCGTATCCACCACCGCCGAGCAGAGCACAGACCCGATCACCGACGGCGAAGCGTGTGACCGCAGGGCCGATCTCGGTGACGGTGCCGGACACCTCCAGGCCGGGCCACGGCGGCGTTCCGGCCGGCGACGGATATCGGCCGAGCCGCTGCGCGATATCTGCTCGGTTCACCCCGCACGCCACCACTGCGATACGGATGTCGTGAGCCCCGACGAGCGGTTCTGGCACGTTTTCCACACTCAAGTTTTCGGGACCGCCAGGGGACCTCACCAGAATCGCACGCATGCGCCCAGCGTACGCGTGGGCTGGCCTGCGGCGCCACGGTGTGCGCGGTTCGTGGCCCAAGCGGGGGTTGCCGTACGGTGGAGATTCGCTGAATCAGCGCATCCGCCCCCAGCCGCCCGAGAAGGAGCCCGTGATGACCGACCGCCACGACGAAGAGGCCGCGCTCGCGACGCTGCTTGAACAGGAACGAGAGATTCAGTTCAGCGCATTCACCCACGCCGACGCGTGGACAGTCGGTCTGCACCTCGTCGAGTTGGCCAGCGAACGGCTGCATCCGGTGGCGATTGCGATCATGCTCGGCGACCAACGGGTGTTTCATGCCGGCCTGCCCGGAGCATCCGCCGACAATGACGACTGGCTGGAACGCAAGTTTCGTGTGGTGCGCCGGTTCGGTCATTCATCGCTTGCCGTCGGCACCGATTTTCGGT from Leifsonia psychrotolerans encodes:
- a CDS encoding FAD-dependent oxidoreductase, with amino-acid sequence MPDSPDAEARLRDVIIVGAGPVGMMLACQLAVRGLDIVVVERRTEPSLLSRAIGIHPPGLRALEQIGVLDDLLADAVKISEGEVSCDGALMGRLSFTRVGGRHPFVAALPQYETESLLRARFAQLCPGGLREGVTVSGLLDQGDRVELHTTDVGSGTESGVRSFCGRFVVGADGARSRVRAAAGIGWRTYGRGASYLMADLADRGVRSSTARLFFERAGVVESFPLPAGRRRWVALTESLMLDSSVSDLAALIRDRVGEDAVGRGGGTTPDGADGASDVARAAGDRRAPASAFAVQQRLADRMVSGRVVLVGDAAHEISPIGGQGMNLGWLDAVALAPVLELALQPGPSDQRAAAAARAAAALAGYERTRLRAARMAVRQAGFNMAMGRPATGIRLTARNALVRTLALPPTRGLLARAFTMRWL
- a CDS encoding NERD domain-containing protein; the encoded protein is MTETLSMRQRCAGQSVLENLVRHQADAPPRSRIARFFGRSPLGAEASAWYQAAQGEIAMGRILDQLPPEWTVLHALPAGLSALDIDHLIIGPCGIFTVNTKHHSDTEIWVAESTLLVDGQMRNYIPDAETEAQRVSAIIEERMPLPAPVQPVVAFVDSKRVTIRQKPAQVKVVDAWQIRRWLTNLTPVLSPTEQHQVAELLDDPGTWHETGPVQIVPGEAVRHPGVRTPAGLTATFELLATEVDAAAARRRVWKLAAYAALVLTPVMALPYLLSLLG
- a CDS encoding flavin monoamine oxidase family protein; amino-acid sequence: MINRRTFLLGTASGLTLAALTACTATPEPTLSPVPTGSPSPSPIPTPLAVKRTNWSADPFAGGSFSYQSVGSMPEQRTALGVPVQGRIFLAGEAVSESSPGTVQGALETGRDAATALIDVGAAGEKVAVIGAGLAGITAARQLVAAGFDVMVLEARDRIGGRIDTVTGSDWPFPIELGASFIRSSTSTTLDAALSAADVATAPFVTPAETRTPTGQVVEAPPTGPDLLTAALTWAAAQQQDVSVAAALTGSGAPELPTASATAAPTANADFSATDADWLSLELASSLDLVTGAAPDAVSAWFASTPSEMAAADADARIVLGGFGNLLTRDAAALDVMLSTVVTRIAHTAEQVSLRLATGESVKVDRVIVTVPLGVLKAEAIEFDPPLPFSHRGAIAALGMGVLDKVWLRFTEPFWSTEAPLWNTVGGGDFSVWVNLMPLTGQPVLMGVVTAQSALKLASQSDDEVLAVALASLEPFAAHSGS
- a CDS encoding class I SAM-dependent methyltransferase, which codes for MRSLRVRDDDAVELMDSPDCDPVRLERTYASFPVVNAVVSGWRQIYRRDIRPLLHVDQPRTLLDIGAGGGDLARSLTTWARQDGLRLHVTAIDPDARAHTYALAQPAQPGLTFRRAFSSELVGEGARFDIVVSNHVLHHLTARELGGLLFDSERLCRQVVLHADIERSRLGYLGFGLATWPFFRDSYIRPDGLTSIRRSFTVDELRAVLTVAGLSRWWVTREVPSRYLLRYSTGGTGA
- a CDS encoding type III polyketide synthase, coding for MAVTLRALQTAIPPTILVQDQVRDVFVAQPGLSRLAQRLVATSFNMSGIETRRTVISELSLEADVENPQFYDPATSELLAPSTRVRNELYIVEATKLFVEAGRLALQNCPGIEAADVTHVVTVSCTGFYAPGPDYMLVRELGLSPSTQRYHLGFMGCYAAMPALRTAKQFVEADPNAVVLVVSAELCSLHLRTSNDPDTIVASSLFADGAAAGIVSARPPAPGETALHLDVFETVITPVGEGDMAWKIGDEGFEMVLSSYVPHIIDEHIEGALTPLLAQDATLRECIAPGGRLDVATDIAHWAIHPGGRSILDKTEAKLELREEQLAPSREILRRYGNMSSATVLFVLKAIVDAPTVADGERVCALAFGPGLTVESGLLTVARG
- a CDS encoding OsmC family protein; amino-acid sequence: MSLLVDSVPTVSAAERAERLTAAGAAWSERIRANVDSAQLTTRVSGEGEGSVASRITVGAQVFFVDEPAALAGDDIAPSPVEYALGALISCQIVVYRLYAQNLGIRLDSITATAEGDLDVRGLFGVDESVRPGFSAVRLTVRVTGPESDERYAQLHAAVDSHCPVLDLFANPTPVTVTLVAN
- a CDS encoding NAD(P)H-quinone oxidoreductase — protein: MRAILVRSPGGPENLSVENVPEPLVGAHDIRIAVVACGVNRADIAQRLGRYPSPAGTPPWPGLEVSGTVTEIGPAVTRFAVGDRVCALLGGGGYAEQAVVNEDLVLRVPDSVDLIDAAGLPETVATVWSNLFQSARLQRGETVLVHGGASGIGTTAIQLARLSGARVAVTAGSPEKLEACRRLGADILINYRTERFADALRDATDGHGADVILDIVGGASAADNVSALAVDGRIMVIANQSGVNADFDLFRLMQKRGRLWGTTLRARPHVQKAAIMQGIQADVWPWLASGEFHPVIDSRFSFADAAAAHRRMEASEHVGKILLTP
- a CDS encoding phosphatase PAP2 family protein, which produces MRTLSTSSPTRYLAGAFGAPVAFVGLYAFFVRSYSGQIVDQLAFDGADFGSRSVTPVAETLLDQVPLVSAVIGLVLTLVIALARRNWVTLLVAVCVAGAAVSTTQILKYGVLSRPDLGVSGYASNSFPSGHTTVAAASALAVFLVSSPRFRPMVGAWGSAFAVAAGLSTVANQWHRPSDVIAGLLVVAFWGCVAGVVLASLPGRGLAIARPWRAGRLILLIAPFALVTALAFLITVSRATSDSTETLIAYIGGMAAIVAAGFALAVVGTRLFIRLP
- a CDS encoding Pr6Pr family membrane protein, with protein sequence MRLTVRQGFGVGRLLLAAAGITGLISNFNYVLGFKSFGANNFFTYFTIQSAIAAVVMFVVAAALAFRRADDPPWLDVLRTFVTTYIIVSGIVFAIMVVQSSTRAYRIDVPWSDQLLHFWIPAFALIDWLFDPHKTRVSWRLIGWVLLYPLAWGAFTLVRGSIVGWYPYFFLDNSQVSLAETAVYCLICLAIIGGIAALLIATSRLTLSLWWEARPRASTIPSAPRRVPGSQAPPQEPHRRSGRPASARSAR
- a CDS encoding DUF7059 domain-containing protein; translation: MTSALIDLLRSDLSAANFSVSALTGLWGSAADAALHRNQRVPALRALAALREKLGRDEPSATLARVFVLGLPVPRADLDAALPTLGSAGAEALGLVTAGEPGEDTAQSGLLQPLLDLRPYSFIDGHGAGSWWIVSDLGELALGQALGENHVLGVGGASLTLAGLMIPTPVESALDLGTGCGIQAMHAARHATRVVATDISTRALELAALNAELNGIRNIEFRLGSLFDPVAGERFDHIISNPPFVITPRTEGVPSYEYRDGGLVGDAIVEAVVRGAAEHLTPDGVAQLLGNWEYHAEADAFERLRGWLDTPLDGSAPLDAWIIEREAQWPTDYAETWIRDGGTRPDTADFDRLYGAWLDDFEARGVSQVGFGYMLLRRPAPRSPQSTQPRAAAEPARLRRLERLHDSLGSNAAGIGAHLAECLTAFDWQVATDDAELAQATLTVAPDVTEERHYWPGQDDPTLMTLHQGSGFGRSVQLDTALAALIGACDGELSVGAIIGALAQLLEVDESALGAELLPRVRELLGDGFLQTPPPVV